In Acinetobacter sp. C32I, one genomic interval encodes:
- a CDS encoding efflux RND transporter periplasmic adaptor subunit, which translates to MNQINRIILGLLIVSSVLLSACQKEVPKTEEIPYVMVTQPSRNHVDQKSYAGDVQARQQTALAFRVGGQITERYVDVGDRVKVGQVLAKLDVKDAQLQMNAAKAQLQSAEAAAKIAAQEYQRYQQLLPVNAVSRSQFDAVKNQYESAQASLQQARSNYEVSSNQTGYNQLISNKNGVITQRQIEIGQVLAAGQAAYQLAIDGEREVVFGVPEQAVSTIKVGQPAWVTLWSQPDARFAAKVREVSPAADQSRTFTVKVSLLEGQSSIQLGQSARVFFVAQDNNVLSVPLSSVTANEQQAYVWVVNANQSIRKVPVTLGSYGRDSVPVVSGLKATDWVVVGGVHLLRDQQKIHPVDRDNRDVTVKTGG; encoded by the coding sequence ATGAATCAGATCAATCGTATCATATTGGGGTTACTCATTGTCAGTAGTGTACTCCTCAGCGCCTGTCAAAAAGAGGTGCCGAAGACAGAGGAAATTCCCTATGTCATGGTAACTCAGCCCAGTCGCAATCATGTCGATCAAAAAAGCTATGCAGGGGATGTGCAAGCGCGACAGCAAACTGCTTTGGCCTTCCGGGTCGGGGGACAGATTACTGAACGTTATGTTGATGTCGGTGATCGGGTTAAAGTGGGACAAGTGCTGGCAAAACTGGATGTCAAAGATGCGCAATTGCAAATGAATGCAGCCAAGGCCCAGCTACAGAGTGCAGAGGCTGCGGCAAAAATTGCGGCTCAAGAATATCAGCGTTATCAGCAATTACTCCCTGTGAATGCAGTAAGCCGTTCACAATTTGATGCGGTCAAGAATCAATATGAATCTGCTCAAGCAAGCCTGCAACAAGCACGTTCTAATTATGAAGTGTCTTCTAATCAAACGGGTTATAACCAGCTGATCTCCAATAAAAATGGGGTGATTACCCAACGTCAGATTGAGATTGGGCAAGTGCTGGCCGCAGGACAAGCCGCTTATCAATTGGCGATTGATGGTGAGCGCGAAGTGGTGTTCGGGGTACCTGAACAGGCGGTCAGTACCATTAAGGTCGGACAACCGGCATGGGTCACTTTATGGTCGCAACCTGATGCACGTTTTGCTGCCAAAGTCCGTGAAGTCTCTCCAGCAGCAGATCAATCACGTACTTTCACGGTTAAGGTCTCTTTGCTCGAAGGCCAGTCCAGTATCCAGTTAGGGCAAAGTGCACGGGTGTTCTTTGTGGCACAAGACAATAATGTTTTGAGCGTGCCTTTATCCAGTGTCACCGCCAATGAGCAACAAGCCTATGTTTGGGTGGTGAATGCCAATCAAAGCATTCGTAAAGTCCCTGTGACTCTGGGCAGTTATGGACGTGATAGTGTGCCAGTTGTATCTGGTTTAAAAGCAACGGATTGGGTGGTGGTTGGCGGGGTGCACTTATTGCGTGACCAGCAAAAAATTCATCCAGTTGACCGTGATAATCGCGATGTCACCGTCAAAACGGGAGGTTAA
- a CDS encoding TetR/AcrR family transcriptional regulator: protein MQINSGRPKDLEKRAKILQAAKSIFLKMGYHATNMNQIAKEAGVTKLTVYNHFQDKGNLFICAIEESCEESIRTKQIELTADADFKQALVLMCQRALSIIYLPEALKLDCLLFELAAEQSPLTQQFFDASHTRMCHVWCDFFEQAIAFKFIQADAPLKQTELIISLMLGIRHQQVLLGLAPVPSATEINQMIEQAIEIFMLKYQPII, encoded by the coding sequence GTGCAAATCAACAGTGGTCGCCCTAAAGATTTAGAAAAAAGAGCCAAGATTTTACAGGCTGCAAAATCTATTTTTTTAAAAATGGGCTATCACGCCACCAATATGAATCAGATTGCCAAAGAAGCGGGGGTGACCAAACTCACGGTGTATAACCACTTCCAAGATAAGGGCAATCTATTTATCTGTGCGATTGAAGAAAGCTGTGAAGAATCGATTCGAACCAAACAGATTGAACTGACCGCAGACGCTGATTTTAAACAGGCACTGGTGCTTATGTGTCAGCGTGCATTAAGTATTATTTATCTGCCTGAAGCGCTGAAGCTGGATTGCCTGCTGTTTGAATTGGCAGCAGAACAAAGTCCCTTAACCCAACAGTTTTTTGATGCCTCACATACCCGCATGTGTCATGTCTGGTGTGATTTTTTTGAGCAAGCCATCGCCTTTAAATTTATTCAGGCAGATGCGCCACTAAAGCAAACGGAGCTGATCATCTCGCTGATGTTGGGTATCCGTCATCAACAAGTATTACTGGGTTTAGCCCCTGTGCCCAGCGCAACTGAAATCAATCAGATGATTGAACAGGCCATCGAAATTTTTATGCTTAAATATCAACCAATAATTTAG
- the ppc gene encoding phosphoenolpyruvate carboxylase: MIQQITAPLREDVRLLGNLLGETLKQHAGQDLFNQIEQIRALAKGARDGQIEAEKQLEQLFLGLKDEEILPLTRAFSHFLNFANIAEQYHVVRSRRQAEFDEHAPSPNPLPHLFEKFKTQQINAQQLFQQICDLKIELVLTAHPTEVSRRTLIQKYDDITDCLSQLDQQKLTPRERQQTIATLKQLVSSAWQTDEIRQHRPTPVDEAKWGFATIEQSLWNAVPKFVRELNELTQQHCEHALPLSIAPIRFASWMGGDRDGNPNVTHQVTQEVLWLSRWQAADLYLRDIENLRWELSIQSCSEELTQALGYEHPEPYREYLRDTRERLKATRYWLGQRLQGAEADDSNIIKDKDELLAPLLLCYRSLIDSNLAEIANGQLLDFIYRVNCFGIELLKLDIRQESGRHRQAISAITEYLGLGNFESWTEQARQNFLIQELQSKRPLLPKFFNEPEGSLIQHPDVLEVFATMRTLAEQPTESLGAYIISMAEYPSDVLAVLLLQKEAGIQHPLRVVPLFETLKDLDGAAKTMTTLFNMHWYKQHIQGKHEVMIGYSDSAKDAGFMSANWAQYRAQEELTAIAKQHGVQLTLFHGRGGSISRGGAPTQQALFSQPPGSISGAIRVTEQGEMIRFKFGLEGIALQNLEIYTAATLEATLLPPPEPKKQWRDLMNQMTDLSVKVYRQTVRENPNFVSYLRTVTPELELQMLPLGSRPAKRKVSGGIESLRAIPWVFAWTQIRLMLPAWLGTGTAINQVHEQHKNTLNEMLEQWPYFQTLIDMLEMVLSKSDADIALYYESHLTQDQDLKVLGVELRQRLQNAVDTLLSLKGESKLLSNNEVLDQSMQVRKPYLLPLHLLQAELMKRRRLYLAEHQTEHSPVDHALMVSIAGIAAGLRNTG; encoded by the coding sequence ATGATTCAGCAAATCACTGCTCCACTACGTGAAGATGTCCGCTTACTGGGCAATTTACTTGGAGAGACCTTAAAGCAACATGCTGGGCAAGATTTGTTTAATCAGATTGAGCAAATTCGCGCATTAGCCAAAGGTGCACGTGACGGCCAGATCGAAGCAGAAAAACAGCTCGAACAATTGTTTCTCGGTTTAAAAGATGAAGAGATTTTGCCGCTGACCCGCGCATTCTCACATTTTCTGAACTTCGCCAATATTGCTGAACAATATCATGTGGTGCGTAGCCGTCGTCAGGCCGAGTTCGATGAGCACGCGCCTAGCCCAAACCCGCTGCCACATTTATTCGAAAAATTCAAAACCCAACAAATCAATGCACAGCAATTATTCCAACAGATCTGTGATTTAAAAATTGAACTGGTACTGACAGCACACCCAACCGAGGTCAGCCGGCGTACCCTGATTCAAAAATATGATGATATTACCGACTGTCTTTCACAGTTAGATCAACAAAAACTGACACCAAGAGAACGCCAACAAACCATCGCGACACTGAAGCAATTGGTCAGCTCAGCATGGCAAACCGATGAGATTCGTCAGCATCGTCCAACTCCTGTCGATGAAGCCAAATGGGGCTTTGCCACCATCGAGCAGTCGCTCTGGAATGCGGTACCGAAATTCGTACGTGAACTGAATGAACTCACGCAGCAGCATTGTGAGCATGCCTTACCTTTGAGCATTGCACCGATCCGTTTTGCTTCATGGATGGGCGGTGACCGCGATGGCAATCCAAATGTCACCCATCAAGTCACCCAAGAAGTGCTGTGGCTATCACGTTGGCAAGCTGCTGATTTGTATTTGCGTGATATTGAAAATCTGCGTTGGGAACTGTCGATTCAAAGTTGTTCTGAAGAACTGACTCAGGCATTGGGCTATGAACACCCTGAACCGTATCGTGAATATCTGCGCGACACCCGTGAACGTTTAAAAGCCACCCGCTATTGGTTGGGACAACGCTTACAAGGGGCTGAAGCCGATGACAGCAATATCATCAAAGATAAAGATGAACTATTAGCCCCTTTACTGCTTTGCTATCGCTCGTTGATTGACAGTAACTTAGCCGAAATCGCCAATGGACAATTGCTGGATTTCATTTATCGGGTCAACTGTTTCGGCATAGAACTGCTCAAGCTGGATATTCGTCAAGAATCGGGCCGTCACCGTCAGGCCATTTCTGCCATTACTGAATATCTGGGTCTTGGCAATTTTGAATCATGGACAGAACAAGCACGTCAAAACTTCCTGATCCAAGAGCTGCAAAGCAAACGTCCATTATTACCGAAGTTCTTCAATGAACCTGAAGGCAGCCTGATTCAGCATCCAGACGTACTGGAAGTATTTGCCACCATGCGTACCTTGGCGGAACAGCCAACCGAGAGCTTGGGTGCCTATATCATTTCGATGGCAGAATATCCAAGTGATGTGCTCGCAGTTTTATTGTTGCAAAAGGAAGCTGGGATTCAACATCCGCTACGCGTCGTGCCTTTATTTGAAACCTTGAAAGATCTGGATGGCGCGGCCAAAACCATGACCACCTTGTTCAATATGCATTGGTATAAACAGCATATTCAAGGCAAACATGAGGTGATGATTGGCTATTCAGATTCTGCCAAAGATGCAGGCTTTATGTCCGCCAACTGGGCGCAATACCGCGCCCAAGAAGAATTGACTGCAATTGCCAAACAACATGGCGTGCAATTGACCTTGTTTCATGGTCGCGGTGGTTCAATCAGTCGTGGTGGTGCGCCAACGCAACAAGCCCTGTTCTCGCAGCCACCAGGCTCAATTTCAGGTGCGATTCGAGTGACTGAACAAGGTGAGATGATTCGCTTCAAATTCGGTCTAGAAGGTATTGCGCTGCAAAATCTGGAAATCTATACCGCTGCAACTTTAGAAGCGACTTTGCTCCCACCACCGGAACCGAAAAAACAATGGCGTGACTTGATGAATCAAATGACTGATTTATCGGTCAAGGTCTATCGTCAAACTGTGCGTGAAAATCCAAACTTTGTCAGCTATCTACGGACAGTTACACCAGAACTGGAACTGCAAATGCTGCCATTGGGTTCACGCCCAGCCAAACGTAAAGTCAGTGGCGGTATTGAATCACTGCGTGCCATTCCATGGGTGTTTGCATGGACCCAAATCCGTTTGATGCTGCCTGCTTGGTTAGGTACAGGTACGGCGATTAATCAGGTGCATGAGCAGCATAAAAACACCTTGAATGAAATGTTGGAACAATGGCCTTATTTCCAAACCCTGATTGATATGTTGGAAATGGTATTGTCTAAATCTGATGCCGATATTGCCCTGTATTATGAATCACATCTGACCCAAGATCAGGACTTAAAGGTGCTTGGCGTGGAGTTACGCCAGCGTCTGCAAAATGCGGTGGATACCCTGCTGAGCTTAAAGGGTGAATCTAAACTGCTCAGCAACAATGAAGTTTTAGATCAATCCATGCAGGTGCGTAAGCCGTATTTATTGCCACTGCATTTATTACAAGCGGAGTTGATGAAACGTCGTCGTTTATATCTGGCTGAACACCAAACCGAACACAGCCCTGTCGATCATGCCTTGATGGTCAGTATTGCGGGGATTGCCGCAGGTCTGCGTAATACAGGTTAA
- a CDS encoding efflux RND transporter permease subunit: MKFNLSEWALKNKGIILYFMLLLGIVGIMSYSKLSQSEDPPFTFKVMVVQTYWPGATAKEVSTLVTDRIEKELMTTGQYDRIMAYSRPGESLVTFVAKDSLPSSAIPDVWYNVRKKVNDIRSQLPSGVQGPFFNDEFGDTFGNIYVLTGKDFDYAVMKEYADRLQLQLQRVKDVNKVNLVGLQDQKIWIELSNTKAVQLGVPVTAIQEAIQKQNDMAGAGFFETGTDRIQIRVSGHLHSVEDLKKMPLLVGDKTIQLGDVADVYRGFSEPAQPRMRFMGENGIGIAVSMRKGGDIIALGKNLETEFNRLQKTLPLGMKLQKVSDQPVAVQRSIQEFLKVLAEAVIIVLLVSFFSLGFRTGLVVALSIPLVLAMTFAGMNLFDVGLHKISLGALILALGLLVDDAIIAVEMMAIKMEQGYSRLKAAGFAWQTTAFPMLTGTLITAAGFLPIATAQSGTGEYTRSIFQVVTIALIVSWIAAVLFVPYLGEKLLPDFTKQQQQAAWYVRLWARLRKQPAPVVEAHAQHHDPYQSKFYQSFRHVVEVCITYRKTVIAVTVGIFVLSVAMFKLVPQQFFPPSNRAEILVDLKLEEGASLTATEQAVHKVEQFLSTQKGIDNYVAYVGTGSPRFYLPLDQQLPQASFAQFVVLASSLDDRDEIRRSLDKQIKQLLPQVRTRVSLLENGPPVGYPLQYRISGEDLGTVRQWAQKVAKVLSEDPNTTNVHLDWGEPSKIIAIEIDQDRARQMGVSSVDLANFLNASVTGAVMNQYREKRELIEIRLRGDKSERVEVASLASLAVPTSKGTTVPLAQIANIESRFEEGLIWHRNRLPTITVRADIRTHLQPATVVQQLADQMQTLRADLPSGYLLEVGGTVEESAKGQNSVNAGMPLFLAVVMTLLMIQLRSMSRATIVLLTAPLGLIGVVAFLLLFNKPFGFVAMLGTIALSGMIMRNSLILIDQIEQDIQAGHEPWEAVIGATMRRFRPIVLTALAAVLAMIPLSRSIFFGPMAVAIMGGLIVATLLTLFFLPALYAAWFKVKKTTQLS, from the coding sequence ATGAAATTTAACCTTTCCGAATGGGCACTCAAAAATAAGGGCATTATCCTTTATTTTATGCTGTTGCTCGGCATCGTGGGCATCATGTCCTATTCCAAATTGTCGCAAAGTGAAGATCCGCCATTTACCTTTAAAGTGATGGTGGTACAGACCTATTGGCCTGGCGCAACCGCCAAAGAAGTCTCAACACTGGTGACGGATCGAATTGAAAAAGAATTGATGACCACGGGGCAGTATGACCGCATCATGGCCTATTCACGGCCGGGTGAGTCTTTGGTGACCTTTGTCGCGAAAGACAGTTTGCCGTCAAGTGCTATTCCTGACGTTTGGTACAACGTGCGCAAGAAGGTCAATGATATCCGCTCGCAGTTGCCGAGTGGCGTACAAGGGCCTTTTTTCAATGATGAGTTTGGGGACACCTTTGGCAATATCTATGTGCTGACAGGCAAAGACTTTGACTATGCGGTGATGAAAGAATATGCCGATCGTTTGCAACTGCAGTTGCAACGGGTCAAAGATGTCAACAAGGTCAATCTGGTGGGTCTGCAAGATCAGAAAATCTGGATTGAATTATCAAATACCAAAGCGGTACAACTGGGTGTACCAGTTACAGCCATTCAGGAAGCGATTCAAAAGCAAAATGACATGGCCGGTGCGGGGTTCTTTGAAACCGGTACGGACCGTATTCAAATCCGTGTCAGTGGGCATTTGCATAGTGTCGAAGACCTGAAAAAGATGCCATTGCTGGTCGGTGATAAAACCATTCAACTGGGCGATGTTGCAGATGTTTATCGTGGCTTTAGTGAACCGGCGCAACCCCGTATGCGCTTTATGGGGGAGAACGGGATCGGGATTGCGGTCTCGATGCGCAAAGGTGGTGACATCATTGCGCTGGGTAAAAATCTGGAAACCGAATTTAATCGTCTACAAAAAACCTTACCCTTGGGCATGAAACTGCAAAAAGTTTCGGATCAGCCGGTTGCGGTACAACGCAGTATTCAAGAGTTCTTAAAAGTCTTGGCCGAAGCCGTGATCATTGTGTTATTGGTCAGCTTCTTCTCGCTGGGTTTCCGTACTGGTTTGGTGGTGGCGCTGTCTATTCCACTGGTATTGGCGATGACTTTTGCAGGCATGAATCTGTTTGATGTAGGGCTGCATAAGATTTCCTTGGGGGCATTGATTCTGGCCTTAGGGTTGCTGGTCGATGATGCCATTATCGCCGTGGAAATGATGGCGATTAAAATGGAGCAGGGCTATAGTCGATTAAAAGCCGCAGGCTTTGCGTGGCAAACTACGGCTTTCCCGATGTTGACAGGGACTCTCATTACCGCCGCCGGATTTTTGCCGATTGCCACCGCTCAATCAGGGACAGGTGAATACACCCGTTCTATTTTCCAAGTAGTGACCATTGCGCTGATCGTGTCATGGATCGCAGCGGTGTTGTTTGTGCCGTATTTGGGTGAAAAACTCTTGCCCGATTTCACCAAACAGCAGCAACAAGCGGCATGGTATGTCCGTCTTTGGGCAAGATTGCGCAAGCAACCTGCGCCTGTGGTGGAAGCGCATGCTCAGCATCATGACCCCTATCAATCCAAGTTTTATCAATCTTTCCGTCATGTGGTAGAAGTCTGTATTACCTATCGCAAAACCGTGATTGCAGTAACCGTAGGCATCTTTGTGTTGTCGGTGGCGATGTTTAAACTGGTGCCGCAACAATTCTTCCCGCCATCGAATCGTGCAGAAATTTTGGTGGACTTAAAGCTGGAAGAGGGTGCATCTCTGACCGCAACTGAACAAGCGGTGCATAAAGTAGAGCAGTTCCTGTCTACGCAAAAGGGCATTGATAACTATGTGGCCTATGTCGGTACAGGCTCACCACGTTTTTATTTACCACTCGATCAGCAATTACCTCAGGCCAGCTTTGCCCAGTTTGTGGTGTTGGCTTCCTCCCTAGATGATCGGGATGAAATCCGCCGTTCTCTGGATAAGCAGATCAAGCAATTATTGCCGCAAGTGCGGACAAGGGTGTCGTTATTGGAAAATGGTCCACCGGTGGGTTATCCATTGCAGTATCGTATCTCGGGTGAAGACCTCGGCACTGTACGTCAATGGGCTCAGAAAGTGGCCAAAGTCCTGAGTGAAGACCCAAATACCACCAATGTCCATTTGGATTGGGGTGAGCCGAGCAAAATCATTGCGATCGAAATTGACCAAGACCGTGCGCGTCAAATGGGTGTGTCCAGTGTCGATTTAGCCAACTTCCTCAATGCTTCGGTAACGGGGGCGGTGATGAATCAATATCGCGAAAAACGGGAGTTGATTGAAATCCGTTTGCGTGGTGATAAATCGGAACGTGTTGAAGTCGCATCTTTAGCGAGTTTGGCGGTGCCAACCAGTAAAGGCACAACAGTTCCGTTGGCGCAAATTGCCAATATTGAATCCCGCTTTGAAGAAGGTCTGATTTGGCATCGTAATCGTTTGCCAACCATTACCGTTCGTGCCGATATTCGCACGCATTTACAACCTGCAACCGTGGTTCAGCAGTTAGCAGATCAAATGCAGACGCTTCGTGCAGACTTGCCAAGTGGTTATTTGCTTGAAGTTGGGGGGACGGTTGAGGAGTCAGCGAAAGGGCAGAATTCAGTCAATGCAGGTATGCCATTATTCTTGGCTGTGGTGATGACTTTATTGATGATTCAATTGCGCAGTATGTCGCGGGCAACCATTGTCTTGCTCACTGCACCCTTAGGTTTGATTGGTGTGGTGGCATTCCTGTTGCTGTTCAATAAACCCTTTGGTTTCGTCGCCATGTTGGGCACCATTGCCCTGTCAGGGATGATCATGCGTAACTCGCTGATTTTGATTGACCAGATTGAACAGGACATTCAGGCGGGGCATGAACCGTGGGAGGCCGTGATAGGTGCAACCATGCGCCGTTTCCGTCCGATCGTGTTAACAGCACTGGCGGCAGTACTGGCCATGATCCCTTTATCACGCAGTATTTTCTTTGGTCCGATGGCGGTTGCGATTATGGGTGGCTTGATTGTTGCCACCTTATTAACCCTATTTTTCCTGCCTGCGCTTTATGCGGCATGGTTTAAGGTTAAAAAAACAACACAACTATCGTAA